CGTACCAGCTCCATTTGCAGCAGATGCAATTATGGAAGCAGTAGATGCTGATTTAGATATGGCGATCTGTATTACAGAACATATTCCAGTATTAGATATGGTGAAAGTAAAACGTTACATGGAAGGCAAGAAAACTCGTCTTGTTGGACCAAACTGCCCTGGAGTTATCACTCCAGAAGAATGTAAAATCGGTATTATGCCTGGATACATTCACAAAAAAGGTCACGTAGGAGTCGTTTCTCGCTCGGGTACATTAACGTACGAAGCAGTTCACCAATTATCGCAAGAAGGTATTGGACAATCTACAGCTGTTGGTATCGGTGGAGACCCAGTAAATGGTACTGACTTTATTGACGTTCTTTCTGCGTTTAATGAAGATCCAGACACGTATGCTGTTGTAATGATCGGTGAAATCGGTGGAACAGCTGAAGAAGAAGCAGCTGCTTGGATTAAAGCGAACATGACAAAACCAGTCGTAGGATTCATCGGTGGCCAAACAGCTCCAGAAGGAAAACGTATGGGCCATGCTGGTGCGATTATTTCTGGTGGTAAAGGTACTGCGAAAGACAAAATCAAAGCAATGAACGATGCAGGCATGGAAGTTGCTCCAACTCCTTCTGTTATCGGTGAAACATTAATCAAAGTGATTAAAGAAAAAGGCATTTACGACAAATGTAAAACTCATTAATCATTGATGGAAGCTCGGAACGTTGATTATTCAGCGTTTCGGGCTTTTTTGATGGGGATTGCGGACTGGAGCTCGTTGGAGACAGGGAGTGTCCCAATGTTTGGGAAAAGTGTCCTAATGTTCGGGGAAAGTGTCCTAATCTTGCCGCGAAGAGTCCCAATGTTGCAGGAAAGTGTCCTAATGTTTGGGGAAAGTGTCCTAATGTTTGGGGAAAGTGTCCTAATCTTGCCGCGAAGAGTCCTAATGTTGACGTGAAGTGTCTTAATGTTGCCGCGAAGTGTTCTAATGTTGACGTAAAGTGTCCTAATGTTGCCGGAAAGTGTCCTAATGTTGCCGTGAAGTGTCCCAATTTCCGTCGAAAGCGTCCTATTATAGATTCGCACTTGGCATGCTATATTTCACACTGAAAATTATTCACTTCCGTCTTTTATTCCGCAAAACCCTAAAAACAAAACTTTACGCTATCTATTTACCTTTATGCTGAAAATCACTATAGTAAGAGTAGGCGGCGCATCAACCGATGTGTCGCTTTATTTTTCTTATGGTTATTTGCTATTTCCTTGGTAATCACATGTTGGGAGGGAGTCAATGAACACATCATTTGAAGAAAAATTGTTGGCACTACATTACGTATTTCCAGTTCCGTTAAATCGCATTCAATCGCTTTTAGAACGAGATCCTACACTGGATTACGTGGAAAAAATGAGCATTCCCCAGCTCGCATCTGTTTTAAAATTATCGTATGATCGCTCAAAAAGATTGCAGCTTGCATACGCAAAATCTCTTCAAACTTCACTCCTCTCTGCTTATCAAAAACATTCCATTTATCCTATCTCTTATTTTCATTCCAATTATCCAATATCTCTAAAACGTCTATACGATCCACCTGGATTTTTATATGCAAAAGGTCAAATTTCTTATTTAAATGAGTCGAAATTTGTCGCTATTATTGGATCTCGAGAAGCGGGAAGTTATTCAAAATTAGCGATGAAATTTATTATTCCACCACTTGTGAATGAAGGTGCTGTTATTGTTTCTGGAATGGCAAAAGGTGCAGACACGTTCGCTCATAAAGAAACCGATTTATTAGGTGGAAAAACGATTGGAGTTCTCGGTCATGGTTTTTTTCATCAATATCCAAAAGAAAATGCGGCGTTATTCACTTCATTTGCTGAAAAACAGCTATTAATCACCGAGTATCCACCCTATGTGGGACCAAAAAAGTGGACATTTCCGCTTCGTAATAGAATAATTAGTGGCTTGTCCCAACTAGTAATCGTAACGGAAGCGAAAGAAAAAAGCGGGACTGTTAGTACTATGCAGCATGCGTTGGACAATGGAAAAGAAGTGTTTTGTGTGCCTGGACCGATATCCTCTCCATTATCAATTGGGCCACATCAATTATTATTAGAAGGTGCAAAACCTATATGGAATGGGTATCAAGCGGTGCTTGAATTACAAAATTCTTCCTTCGAGAAATGAAAAATGGTTGCATTAATAAGAAAACTATTATACATTTTGCAACAGGACTTGTTACAGAACAATTTGTACCTCTACAGGGAGGAAATGATGATGGCAGATTATTTAGTAATCGTAGAATCGCCAGCAAAAGCGAAAACGATTGAACGATATTTAGGAAAAAAGTACAAAGTAAAAGCATCGCTCGGACATGTACGTGATTTACCACGTAGTCAAACTGGAGTAGATGTCGACAACAACTATGAGCCTCGATATATTACGATTCGAGGTAAAGGTCAAGTCATGCAAGAATTGAAAAGTGCAGCAAAAAAAGCGAAGAAAATTTATCTCGCAGCCGATCCAGATCGCGAAGGAGAAGCAATTGCGTGGCACTTAGCACATGCGTTAAATATTGATATACAATCCGATTGCCGTGTTGTATTTAATGAGATTACAAAAGACGCTATTAAAGAATCATTTAAACATCCACGACCAATTGATATGGATTTGGTGGATGCACAGCAAGCGAGAAGAATTTTAGATCGACTTGTTGGGTATAATATCAGCCCTATTCTATGGAAGAAAGTCAAAAAAGGATTATCGGCTGGACGTGTTCAATCCGTTGCATTACGTTTAATTATTGACCGGGAAAATGAAATAAAAAATTTCACGCCTGAAGAGTACTGGTCCATCGATGGTCAGTTTGAAAAAGGAAAAAAGGCATTTGAAGCTTCTTTTTATGGTGCCGGAAAAGAGAAAGTGAAGTTAACAAATGAAGAGCAGGTTAAAGAAATATTAGGTAAGATGAAGGGCAATGATTTCAACGTCACGAAAGTTACGAAAAAAGAACGAAAACGAAATCCGGCTCCATCCTTTACAACTTCTTCTTTACAGCAAGAAGCTGCTCGTAAATTAAACTTCCGTGCACGAAAAACAATGATGTTAGCTCAACAACTTTATGAAGGTCTAAACATTGGGAAAGAAGGCACAGTTGGGTTAATTACCTATATGCGTACTGATTCTACTCGAGTATCGGATACGGCAAAAACTGATGCAAAATCCTATTTAGAGGAAGCTTACGGCAAAGAATACATTGGGAATGCGACACATGCTTCTAAAAAATCAGCAAAAGCGCAAGATGCTCATGAAGCGATCCGTCCTACAAGTGTCATGCGTCATCCTGATACGTTAAAAAATGTATTGTCTCGGGACTTACATCGATTGTACAAACTGATTTGGGAGCGTTTCATTGCCAGTCAAATGGCTCCCGCAGTATTAGATACGGTAGCAGTAGATCTTGAGAATAATGGAGTTGTATTCCGTGCAAATGGTTCACAAGTGAAGTTTGCAGGATTTATGAAGTTGTACGTAGAAGGTAACGACGATCAAGTGGAAGAAAAAGACCGTATTCTACCAGTAATGGTAGAAGGGGATGTCGTGAAAAAAATCGATTTAGATCCGAAACAACATTTCACACAACCACCTCCTCGCTACTCAGAAGCACGTCTTGTCAAAACATTAGAAGAGTTAGGAATAGGTCGCCCATCGACTTATGCCCCTACATTAGATACGATTCAAAAACGTGGGTATGTTGCGTTAGATGCAAAACGTTTTGTTCCAACGGAGTTAGGTAGTATCGTCCATGAGCTTGTCTTAGAATTCTTCCCAGATATCATCAATATTGAGTTCACTGCTCAAATGGAGAAAGATTTAGATGAAGTAGAAGAAGGACAACAGAAATGGGTTACGATCATTGATAATTTCTACAAGAAATTTGAAAAAGATTTAGCAATTGCTGATAAAGAAATGGAAAAAGTAGAAATCAAGGACGAGCCTGCTGGAGAAGATTGTGAGAAATGTGGCTCTCCTATGGTCTTTAAACTTGGCAGATACGGTAAGTTTATGGCGTGTAGCAATTTTCCAGATTGCCGTAATACAAAGGCAATCGTAAAACCAATAGGCGTCGAATGTCCAACGTGTCATAAAGGGGAAGTAGTAGAACGTAAAAGTAAAACAAAACGAATCTTTTACGGATGTAATCGTTACCCTGAGTGTGATTTTGTTTCTTGGGATAAGCCAATTTCAAGACCTTGTCCAAAATGTCAGTCCTTGTTAGTGGAGAAGAAGTTGAAAAAAGGCATTCAAATTCAATGTACATCTTGTGATTACAAAGAAGATGCTCAATCGTAACAATAAAGAAAGTAGGTATATAACGTGTCAGTATCAGTAAATGTAATAGGTGCAGGACTTGCTGGTAGTGAAGCTGCTTGGCAATTAGCGAAGAGAGGCGTGAAAGTACGTCTTTATGAAATGAGACCTGTACGTCAAACAGCAGCACATCATACAGACAAATTTGCAGAGCTAGTTTGTTCCAACTCATTACGAGCAAATAATTTAACGAATGCGGTTGGCGTAATTAAAGAAGAAATGCGTCAACTAGATTCGATTATTATTCAATCAGCGGATAAATGTGCTGTACCTGCTGGCGGAGCTTTAGCGGTTGACCGCCATGAATTTGCAGCACATGTCACGGAAGCTGTGAAACATCATCCAAATGTCGAAGTCATTAACGAAGAAGTGACGGAAATACCAGAAGGAATTACGATTATTGCGACTGGTCCACTTACTTCCACTGCATTAGCAGAAAAAATTCAACAATTGACTGGTCAAGACTATCTATATTTTTACGATGCAGCTGCTCCAATCGTGGAAAAAGATAGTATTGATATGGATAAGGTTTACTTGAAATCACGTTATGACAAAGGGGAAGCTGCCTATTTAAATTGTCCAATGACAGAAGAAGAGTTTGACCGTTTTTATGATGCACTTATCTCTGCGGAAGTTGTGCCGCTCAAGGAGTTCGAAAAAGAGATTTACTTTGAAGGTTGTATGCCGTTTGAAGTAATGGCAGCACGAGGCAAGAAAACCCTTTTGTTTGGTCCTATGAAACCAGTTGGATTAGAAGATCCTAAAACAGGAAAAAGACCTTACGCTGTTGTCCAATTAAGACAGGATAATGCAGCTGGTACGCTTTATAATATCGTTGGTTTTCAAACGCACTTGAAATGGGGACCTCAAAAAGAAGTCCTTCAATTGATTCCTGGTCTGGAGAACGTAGAAATAGTGCGCTACGGTGTGATGCATCGCAATACATTTATTAATTCTCCAACCGTTTTGAAAAAAACCTATCAATTACAATCGAATCCTTCCATCTTTTTTGCTGGTCAAATGACGGGGGTTGAAGGATATGTTGAGTCTGCTGGTAGTGGACTGATTGCGGGTATTAATGCAGCGAAATTAGCGCTGGGTGAAGAATTAGTGGAATTCCCTTCAGAGACGGCACTAGGTAGTATGGCTAGATACATTACAGAAGCGGATTCGAAAAACTTCCAGCCGATGAATGTGAACTTTGGATTATTTCCGGATTTACCAAAAAGAATTCGTTCGAAAGCGGAAAGAGCGGAAGCACATGCTAATCGTGCATTAGATACAATTCAAAATTTTAAGAAAACACTAGACATTTAATTTGAGAAAAGCTTCTACTTATTGCTATAATGTAGAAGCTTTTTTGTATAGAAAGGCGGTGGCAAGGATGAGTAATTTACCTGAAGGTGTAAAAGAATTTTGGGAATACATACAACTGGAAAAAAACTACTCCGTCCATACGATTCGAGAATACGAAAGCGACTTAGCAGAATTTATTGCGTTTTTAACTCGGGAAGGAATTTCATCTCCAAAGGACATTGAATACCGTGATGCACGACTATATGTGACAGAACTATATAATAAAAAATTAAAACGGACGACTATTTCCCGAAAAATATCGGCTATTCGTTCGTTTTATAAATTTGGAAATAGACAGTATGGCTGGAAAGAGGATGCATTTCGGTCTCTCTTTCATCCGAAAAAAGAAGAAAGACTACCTCACTTTTTTTACGAAGAGGAGTTAGCAAAATTATTTGAAACAGTCGAGGGTGATGATTTTCTTTCGATTCGTAATCGTGCAATTTTAGAACTCCTTTACGCAACGGGAATGCGTGTAAGTGAATTAACGGGACTGACACTTCGTGATGTGGACGTCCGAATTCAAGTCGTAAAAGTTATGGGAAAAGGCAGAAAAGAACGGTATATTCCATATGGTCAATTTGCGCATGATGCATTGGAAAGGTATTTGGAACATTCGCGACCAAAGCTAATGAAAAATGCCTCCCATCAACAAGTCTTTGTCAATCAAAAAGGCGATCCGTTAACCGATCGGGGAGTTCGGTATATTTTGAATGAATTAATGAAAAAATGCTCCTTACAAACAAAAATTTATCCCCATATGCTTCGGCATACATTTGCCACTCATTTATTAAACAATGGAGCTGACATGCGAACGGTGCAAGAGCTACTAGGGCATAGTCACTTGTCATCTACTCAAGTCTATACGCATGTTACAAAAGATCACTTACGAGCTACATATTTACAATCGCACCCACGTGCGTAATTGGAAGGAGAAATTCATTTATGGGAGAAATACATGCAACGACAATATTTGCTGTTCAACATAAAGGGAAAGCTGCGATGGCAGGAGATGGACAAGTAACACTAGGAAATCAAGTAGTTATGAAACATACCGCTAAAAAAGTTCGCCGATTATTTAATGGAAATGTATTAGCCGGATTTGCGGGATCAGTTGCAGATGCGTTT
The Paenisporosarcina cavernae genome window above contains:
- the sucD gene encoding succinate--CoA ligase subunit alpha, with amino-acid sequence MSVYINKDTKVIVQGITGSTALFHTKQMLEYGTKIVAGVTPGKGGTEVEGVPVFNTVEDAVKATGGNVSVIYVPAPFAADAIMEAVDADLDMAICITEHIPVLDMVKVKRYMEGKKTRLVGPNCPGVITPEECKIGIMPGYIHKKGHVGVVSRSGTLTYEAVHQLSQEGIGQSTAVGIGGDPVNGTDFIDVLSAFNEDPDTYAVVMIGEIGGTAEEEAAAWIKANMTKPVVGFIGGQTAPEGKRMGHAGAIISGGKGTAKDKIKAMNDAGMEVAPTPSVIGETLIKVIKEKGIYDKCKTH
- the dprA gene encoding DNA-processing protein DprA — protein: MNTSFEEKLLALHYVFPVPLNRIQSLLERDPTLDYVEKMSIPQLASVLKLSYDRSKRLQLAYAKSLQTSLLSAYQKHSIYPISYFHSNYPISLKRLYDPPGFLYAKGQISYLNESKFVAIIGSREAGSYSKLAMKFIIPPLVNEGAVIVSGMAKGADTFAHKETDLLGGKTIGVLGHGFFHQYPKENAALFTSFAEKQLLITEYPPYVGPKKWTFPLRNRIISGLSQLVIVTEAKEKSGTVSTMQHALDNGKEVFCVPGPISSPLSIGPHQLLLEGAKPIWNGYQAVLELQNSSFEK
- the topA gene encoding type I DNA topoisomerase yields the protein MADYLVIVESPAKAKTIERYLGKKYKVKASLGHVRDLPRSQTGVDVDNNYEPRYITIRGKGQVMQELKSAAKKAKKIYLAADPDREGEAIAWHLAHALNIDIQSDCRVVFNEITKDAIKESFKHPRPIDMDLVDAQQARRILDRLVGYNISPILWKKVKKGLSAGRVQSVALRLIIDRENEIKNFTPEEYWSIDGQFEKGKKAFEASFYGAGKEKVKLTNEEQVKEILGKMKGNDFNVTKVTKKERKRNPAPSFTTSSLQQEAARKLNFRARKTMMLAQQLYEGLNIGKEGTVGLITYMRTDSTRVSDTAKTDAKSYLEEAYGKEYIGNATHASKKSAKAQDAHEAIRPTSVMRHPDTLKNVLSRDLHRLYKLIWERFIASQMAPAVLDTVAVDLENNGVVFRANGSQVKFAGFMKLYVEGNDDQVEEKDRILPVMVEGDVVKKIDLDPKQHFTQPPPRYSEARLVKTLEELGIGRPSTYAPTLDTIQKRGYVALDAKRFVPTELGSIVHELVLEFFPDIINIEFTAQMEKDLDEVEEGQQKWVTIIDNFYKKFEKDLAIADKEMEKVEIKDEPAGEDCEKCGSPMVFKLGRYGKFMACSNFPDCRNTKAIVKPIGVECPTCHKGEVVERKSKTKRIFYGCNRYPECDFVSWDKPISRPCPKCQSLLVEKKLKKGIQIQCTSCDYKEDAQS
- the trmFO gene encoding FADH(2)-oxidizing methylenetetrahydrofolate--tRNA-(uracil(54)-C(5))-methyltransferase TrmFO is translated as MSVSVNVIGAGLAGSEAAWQLAKRGVKVRLYEMRPVRQTAAHHTDKFAELVCSNSLRANNLTNAVGVIKEEMRQLDSIIIQSADKCAVPAGGALAVDRHEFAAHVTEAVKHHPNVEVINEEVTEIPEGITIIATGPLTSTALAEKIQQLTGQDYLYFYDAAAPIVEKDSIDMDKVYLKSRYDKGEAAYLNCPMTEEEFDRFYDALISAEVVPLKEFEKEIYFEGCMPFEVMAARGKKTLLFGPMKPVGLEDPKTGKRPYAVVQLRQDNAAGTLYNIVGFQTHLKWGPQKEVLQLIPGLENVEIVRYGVMHRNTFINSPTVLKKTYQLQSNPSIFFAGQMTGVEGYVESAGSGLIAGINAAKLALGEELVEFPSETALGSMARYITEADSKNFQPMNVNFGLFPDLPKRIRSKAERAEAHANRALDTIQNFKKTLDI
- the xerC gene encoding tyrosine recombinase XerC, producing MSNLPEGVKEFWEYIQLEKNYSVHTIREYESDLAEFIAFLTREGISSPKDIEYRDARLYVTELYNKKLKRTTISRKISAIRSFYKFGNRQYGWKEDAFRSLFHPKKEERLPHFFYEEELAKLFETVEGDDFLSIRNRAILELLYATGMRVSELTGLTLRDVDVRIQVVKVMGKGRKERYIPYGQFAHDALERYLEHSRPKLMKNASHQQVFVNQKGDPLTDRGVRYILNELMKKCSLQTKIYPHMLRHTFATHLLNNGADMRTVQELLGHSHLSSTQVYTHVTKDHLRATYLQSHPRA